In Rhizobium lusitanum, a genomic segment contains:
- a CDS encoding cold-shock protein, whose protein sequence is MTTGTVKWFNSTKGFGFIQPDNGGADAFVHISAVERAGMRELVEGQKIGFELERDNKSGKMSACNLQAA, encoded by the coding sequence ATGACCACTGGCACAGTTAAATGGTTTAATTCCACCAAGGGCTTCGGCTTCATCCAGCCTGACAATGGCGGCGCCGATGCGTTCGTCCACATCTCTGCCGTCGAGCGTGCAGGTATGCGCGAACTCGTCGAAGGCCAGAAGATCGGCTTCGAACTGGAGCGCGACAACAAGTCGGGCAAAATGTCGGCCTGCAATCTCCAGGCTGCCTAA
- a CDS encoding DUF1028 domain-containing protein produces MTFSISARCAKTGMLGIAISSSSPAVAARCAHAKANTGVVASQNITDPALGQKGLLLLGEGLSATDTLAKLLDGYEFTEFRQLAIVDRDGGTASYSGDKALGVFSTFEGKDCVAAGNLLANQDVPQAMVRAFEASTGYLADRLIVAMQAAVAAGGEAGPVHSAGMLVVDKVSWPVTDLRVDWHEEDPIAALADLWELYKPQLNAYLMRALDPTAAPNYGVPGDE; encoded by the coding sequence ATGACGTTCTCGATCTCGGCGCGCTGCGCAAAGACCGGCATGCTGGGCATCGCCATCAGTTCCTCATCGCCGGCCGTTGCCGCAAGATGTGCGCATGCCAAGGCGAACACCGGCGTGGTTGCGAGCCAGAATATCACCGATCCCGCTCTCGGCCAGAAGGGACTGCTGCTGCTGGGCGAGGGACTTTCGGCCACAGATACGCTGGCAAAACTGCTCGATGGCTACGAGTTCACCGAATTCCGGCAACTGGCAATAGTCGATCGTGATGGCGGCACCGCATCCTACTCCGGTGACAAGGCGCTCGGCGTTTTTTCGACCTTCGAGGGCAAGGATTGCGTCGCGGCCGGCAATCTGCTGGCGAACCAGGACGTGCCGCAAGCGATGGTGCGCGCGTTTGAAGCATCTACCGGCTATCTGGCAGACAGGCTTATCGTTGCGATGCAGGCAGCCGTGGCCGCTGGTGGCGAAGCAGGACCCGTGCACTCCGCCGGCATGCTGGTCGTCGACAAGGTCAGTTGGCCGGTCACGGACTTGCGCGTTGATTGGCACGAAGAGGATCCGATCGCGGCACTTGCCGATCTCTGGGAACTCTACAAACCGCAGCTCAACGCTTATTTGATGCGCGCGCTGGATCCAACCGCCGCGCCAAACTACGGCGTGCCGGGCGACGAATAA
- a CDS encoding cupin domain-containing protein codes for MLPFKLSMDRVELDAWGAPEEIGATTIEGPIKVAGKLLFGTLGTAVFGGLYSATKGKYRVVYAFHDHATLLDGDLAITDETTGKTTVYGPCDSGIITKGTAVARDIRSDHIHKSYLAAMADL; via the coding sequence ATGCTGCCTTTCAAACTCTCGATGGACAGGGTTGAACTCGATGCTTGGGGTGCGCCGGAAGAAATCGGCGCCACGACGATCGAAGGCCCGATCAAGGTCGCCGGAAAATTGCTGTTCGGAACCTTGGGAACGGCTGTTTTCGGCGGCCTATACAGCGCCACCAAGGGCAAGTACCGCGTCGTCTATGCCTTTCACGATCATGCGACGCTGCTTGACGGCGATCTCGCGATCACCGATGAAACCACCGGCAAGACGACAGTTTACGGCCCATGCGATTCCGGGATCATCACCAAGGGCACGGCGGTTGCCCGGGACATCCGCTCGGACCATATTCACAAGAGCTATCTCGCTGCGATGGCGGATCTCTGA
- a CDS encoding RidA family protein has protein sequence MPVHKRIRMFNTKDTYPEQKLDNDLCQTVVAKGSMVFVRGQIGQDLDTSASVAIGDAAGQTEQAMANIKMLLEEAGSELAHVTKITIYLTDPRYREAVYRVVGKWLKGVFPVSTGIVVSALARPEWLVEIDAIAVIPDEA, from the coding sequence ATGCCTGTTCACAAGCGCATCCGTATGTTCAATACCAAGGACACCTATCCGGAACAGAAACTCGACAACGATCTCTGCCAGACGGTGGTCGCCAAGGGTTCGATGGTGTTCGTGCGCGGCCAGATCGGCCAGGATCTCGATACATCGGCCAGCGTTGCGATCGGCGACGCTGCCGGCCAGACCGAACAGGCAATGGCCAACATCAAGATGCTGCTGGAAGAGGCGGGTTCGGAACTCGCCCATGTCACCAAGATCACCATCTACCTCACCGACCCGCGCTATCGCGAGGCGGTCTACCGAGTCGTCGGCAAGTGGCTGAAGGGCGTTTTCCCGGTTTCCACCGGCATCGTCGTCTCGGCATTGGCGCGGCCGGAATGGCTGGTCGAGATCGACGCCATCGCCGTCATTCCGGACGAGGCGTAA
- a CDS encoding LysR family transcriptional regulator, translated as MRFSLRQLEYFIAAGEAGSITQASERINISQPSISTAISQLEQELDVQLFVRHHAQGLSLTPAGRTMLIEAKRLIDQAESLYAVASEASDEVRGQLNVGCLTTLAPMILPELAISFKTGFPNANIRPHADHQETLLSGLHKAIIDVAITYDLQIPTDIEFTPLVDLPVHAVVGDNHPLARHSAVTLEELASLPLILLDLPLSAEYFLAIFMKEGLQPNIAFRISHPDVIRTMVANGYGYTLANVTPRSDLALDGRKVVRVRLSGEHRPMTIGLATLKQIRKSRLLTAFVGHARSFISDAYIPGMVSPAMGQKKR; from the coding sequence ATGCGCTTTTCACTGAGACAGCTTGAGTACTTCATCGCAGCCGGCGAGGCCGGGAGCATTACCCAAGCATCCGAGCGCATCAATATCTCCCAGCCGTCGATTTCCACGGCGATCTCGCAGCTCGAACAGGAGCTTGATGTCCAGCTGTTTGTCCGGCATCACGCACAGGGACTGTCGCTGACGCCGGCTGGCCGGACCATGCTGATCGAGGCCAAGCGACTGATCGACCAAGCGGAGTCGCTCTATGCCGTGGCCTCGGAGGCCAGCGACGAGGTGCGCGGGCAGCTCAACGTCGGATGCCTGACTACACTTGCGCCGATGATTTTGCCGGAGCTGGCGATTTCCTTCAAGACCGGCTTCCCAAATGCCAACATCAGGCCGCATGCCGATCATCAGGAGACACTGTTGTCAGGCCTGCACAAGGCGATAATAGACGTGGCGATCACCTACGACCTGCAGATCCCGACCGATATTGAGTTCACGCCGCTGGTTGATCTGCCGGTGCATGCGGTGGTCGGCGATAACCATCCGTTGGCCCGCCATTCCGCCGTGACGCTGGAGGAACTGGCGAGCCTGCCGTTGATACTGCTTGACCTGCCGCTGAGCGCCGAATATTTCCTGGCGATATTCATGAAGGAAGGGCTGCAGCCGAACATTGCCTTCCGCATTTCTCATCCCGATGTGATCCGCACGATGGTCGCCAATGGTTATGGCTACACGCTTGCCAATGTGACGCCGCGATCGGATCTGGCGCTCGACGGGCGCAAGGTGGTGCGCGTCCGGCTTTCGGGCGAGCACCGGCCGATGACGATCGGGCTCGCAACGCTCAAACAAATCCGCAAGTCACGTTTGTTGACCGCCTTTGTTGGTCATGCGCGGTCGTTCATTTCCGATGCTTATATTCCGGGCATGGTGTCGCCGGCGATGGGGCAGAAGAAGCGCTAA
- a CDS encoding flavin-containing monooxygenase: MTIEQIDTLIVGAGQAGLAASEHLTNNNVSHLVVERNRIAERWRSERWDSLVANGPAWHDRFPSMTFADIDPDSFAPRDKIVDYFVAFAEKIAAPIRCGVEVKALSKLEDGSGFRAETSQGVIEAKNVIVATGPFQKPIIPALLPADTGIVQIHSAAYRNPAQLPAGAVLVVGAGSSGVQIADELARAGRSVYLSVGPHNRPPRSYRGHDFVWWLGALGLWDVKTNDPALEHVTIAVSGARGGHTVDFRDLAAKGIILVGRAESYQGGMMRFASDLAKNIAAGDADYLSVLDSADAYIARKGLNFPEEPEARIIGPAPQCAIKPVLELDLAKAGITSIIWATGYKLDFSWLNLDAFDEKGRPDHKKGVSKVPGLYFVGLAWLSRRASPFIWGAWHDAKYVAEQIASRAR, encoded by the coding sequence ATGACGATTGAACAGATCGACACGCTAATCGTCGGTGCAGGCCAGGCCGGGCTGGCGGCGAGCGAACATCTCACCAACAACAACGTCTCTCACCTCGTCGTTGAGCGTAATCGCATCGCCGAACGCTGGCGCAGCGAACGTTGGGACTCTCTCGTTGCTAATGGCCCGGCTTGGCATGACAGATTTCCCAGCATGACCTTTGCCGACATCGATCCGGACAGTTTCGCGCCGCGCGACAAAATCGTCGACTACTTCGTTGCCTTTGCAGAAAAGATCGCCGCGCCAATCCGTTGCGGCGTCGAGGTCAAGGCTCTCAGTAAGCTTGAGGATGGTTCGGGCTTTCGCGCGGAGACATCCCAGGGCGTGATCGAAGCGAAAAACGTCATCGTCGCCACCGGGCCGTTTCAAAAGCCGATCATTCCTGCCCTTTTGCCGGCAGATACCGGCATTGTTCAGATCCACTCTGCCGCCTATCGCAATCCAGCGCAATTGCCTGCAGGGGCCGTGCTTGTCGTTGGCGCTGGCTCCTCGGGCGTGCAGATCGCCGACGAACTGGCCCGTGCAGGACGGTCGGTTTATCTTTCGGTCGGCCCGCATAACAGACCGCCCAGAAGCTATCGAGGCCATGATTTCGTCTGGTGGCTGGGGGCTTTGGGACTTTGGGACGTCAAGACCAACGACCCGGCACTTGAGCATGTGACGATCGCGGTCAGCGGCGCACGTGGCGGCCACACTGTCGATTTCCGTGACCTCGCGGCCAAGGGTATCATCCTTGTCGGTCGTGCCGAATCTTATCAGGGCGGAATGATGCGCTTCGCGTCGGATCTGGCGAAGAATATCGCTGCAGGCGACGCGGACTATCTCTCCGTGCTCGACTCGGCCGACGCTTATATCGCCCGCAAGGGATTGAATTTTCCCGAAGAGCCCGAGGCCCGCATCATCGGCCCCGCGCCACAATGTGCGATCAAACCCGTGCTTGAACTCGACCTCGCCAAGGCCGGCATCACCTCGATCATCTGGGCTACCGGATACAAGCTCGATTTCAGCTGGCTCAATCTCGATGCGTTCGACGAAAAAGGCCGGCCGGACCATAAGAAAGGCGTCTCAAAAGTGCCCGGACTTTACTTCGTCGGTCTCGCATGGCTGTCGCGCCGGGCATCCCCATTCATATGGGGCGCATGGCATGATGCCAAATATGTTGCCGAGCAGATTGCGTCGCGCGCTCGGTAG
- a CDS encoding DUF6481 family protein has protein sequence MKNAKNNDLTDRRAAATQAKTALLTAYRTAQAAAEPTRLAREAERVAVAAAREERRLERERVKLEEQERLVAEAAERQEAVIAAARAEIEARETAETGRMARLIEDEAARKADRDRRYANRKARQA, from the coding sequence TTGAAGAACGCCAAGAACAACGACCTTACCGATCGCCGCGCCGCCGCTACGCAGGCAAAGACGGCTCTCCTGACTGCCTATCGCACGGCGCAGGCTGCGGCCGAGCCGACCAGGTTGGCGCGGGAGGCGGAACGCGTGGCCGTTGCCGCGGCCAGAGAAGAGCGGCGGCTTGAGCGCGAGCGGGTCAAGCTTGAGGAGCAAGAGCGGCTGGTGGCTGAGGCGGCCGAGCGGCAGGAAGCCGTAATTGCTGCAGCCCGCGCCGAAATCGAAGCGCGCGAGACAGCCGAAACAGGCCGTATGGCTCGCTTGATTGAAGATGAAGCCGCTCGAAAGGCAGACCGCGACAGGCGCTATGCCAACCGCAAGGCTCGGCAAGCCTAG
- a CDS encoding ferritin-like domain-containing protein — translation MATEKTLHDLFLDTLKDIYFAEKQILKALPRMARAAQSEEGKAGFLKHRDETQGQIERLEQVFELIGKPARGKTCEAIQGILAEGEEIMEEYKGTAALDAGLISSAQAVEHYEIARYGTLKSWAKQLGITDAIPLLDATLQEEIATDKKLTALGESSANAKGSLKKAS, via the coding sequence ATGGCGACCGAAAAGACCTTGCACGACCTGTTCCTCGATACGCTCAAGGATATCTACTTCGCTGAAAAGCAAATCCTGAAAGCTTTGCCGAGGATGGCGCGTGCCGCGCAATCGGAAGAAGGCAAGGCGGGTTTCCTCAAGCATCGCGACGAAACCCAGGGCCAGATCGAACGCCTTGAACAGGTGTTCGAATTAATTGGAAAGCCGGCTCGCGGCAAGACCTGCGAGGCCATCCAGGGCATTCTGGCCGAAGGCGAAGAGATCATGGAAGAGTACAAGGGAACAGCAGCGCTCGATGCTGGCCTTATCTCTTCGGCGCAGGCCGTCGAACACTATGAGATTGCTCGCTATGGTACGCTGAAGTCCTGGGCAAAGCAGCTTGGGATCACGGACGCAATTCCCCTGCTGGACGCCACCCTCCAAGAGGAGATCGCGACCGACAAGAAGCTGACGGCGCTGGGCGAGTCCTCGGCGAATGCCAAAGGGTCGTTGAAAAAAGCCAGCTAG
- a CDS encoding IS110 family transposase, whose product MDEVSIVGVDLAKQVFQVHGAAQDGRVLFRKKLSRLQFPKFMAALPPCVIAMEACGTAHYWGRELSGFGHDVRLIPPVHVKAFVKRQKNDAADAEAVAEAAMRPTMRTVAVKTSEQQARAMLFRTRDLLVGQRTQMVNALRGHLAEHGIIVGKGLDKVDRLAALITSDNLPELVQSMSRLYLSKIEQLHGEIDQIDRHIAAEARKSDVVRRLQKMPGIGPICAMAITGFAPSMQEFRCGRDFAAWLGLVPRQHSSGGKQKLGRTSKMGQRDIRRLLIIGAMSVVHWKGRGGGKPGSWLSNMLARKPRMLVAIAMANKMARTVWAMLARNEDYRDPTGSVC is encoded by the coding sequence ATGGATGAAGTTAGCATTGTTGGCGTTGATCTCGCAAAGCAGGTTTTCCAAGTTCACGGTGCGGCACAGGACGGTCGGGTATTGTTTCGTAAGAAACTCTCGCGTCTTCAGTTTCCAAAATTCATGGCGGCACTGCCACCTTGCGTAATTGCGATGGAGGCTTGCGGCACGGCCCATTATTGGGGGCGCGAGTTGTCAGGGTTCGGCCATGACGTTCGCCTTATCCCGCCGGTCCATGTAAAGGCTTTCGTCAAACGCCAGAAGAATGATGCTGCAGATGCTGAGGCTGTCGCAGAAGCTGCGATGCGACCAACGATGAGGACCGTTGCTGTAAAAACATCTGAACAGCAGGCGCGTGCCATGCTTTTCCGGACACGGGATCTGCTCGTTGGCCAGCGAACGCAGATGGTGAACGCTCTGCGTGGACACTTAGCTGAACATGGTATCATAGTCGGCAAAGGTCTCGACAAAGTTGATCGCCTCGCGGCCCTGATCACGTCGGATAACCTCCCGGAGCTGGTGCAGAGCATGAGCCGACTTTATTTGAGCAAGATCGAGCAGTTGCACGGCGAAATCGATCAGATCGACCGTCATATTGCTGCTGAAGCGCGGAAAAGCGATGTCGTTCGCAGGCTGCAAAAAATGCCTGGTATCGGCCCGATCTGCGCAATGGCAATCACGGGCTTCGCACCCTCGATGCAGGAATTCCGATGTGGTCGCGACTTTGCTGCTTGGCTCGGTCTCGTTCCGAGGCAGCACTCGAGCGGAGGCAAACAGAAGCTCGGTCGCACCTCGAAGATGGGGCAGCGAGACATCCGGCGACTATTGATCATCGGTGCGATGTCCGTCGTGCATTGGAAAGGGCGCGGTGGCGGCAAACCGGGATCGTGGCTTTCGAACATGCTCGCGCGAAAGCCGCGCATGCTGGTGGCTATTGCAATGGCGAACAAAATGGCGCGAACGGTCTGGGCCATGCTCGCACGCAACGAGGATTATAGAGATCCGACTGGATCAGTTTGCTGA
- the catE gene encoding catalase C, translating into MVTIHDQRLRRGAGGELHQFTEGDAPVLTTAQGGPVADDQNSLRVGPRGPLVVDDFHFREKIFHFDHERIPERVVHARGYGAHGYFETYESLAAYTKADLFQRRGQKTPAFVRFSTVAGNKGSADLARDVRGFAVKLYTQEGNWDLVGNNIPVFFIQDAIKFPDLIHAAKQEPDRAFPQAQTAHDNFWDFISLTPESMNMIMWTMSDRTIPRSLRFMEGFGVHTFRLVNAKGESTFVKFHWKPKLGLQSVAWNEAVKINGADPDFHRRDLWHSIQSGNFPEWELQVQLFDQEFADSFDFDVLDPTKIIPEEILQPQPIGRLVLDRMPDNFFAETEQVAFMTQNVPPGIDFSNDPLLQGRNFSYLDTQLKRLGGPNFTHLPINAPKCPVSHFQQDGHMAMHNPTGRLNYEPNSSGEGPRESPTRGYRHFAAEEQGTKARLRSESFADHYSQARQFYISQTTPEQRHIASALTFELSKVETPAIRERMVSHLLNIDETLANTVAQKLGFRSMPKPADAAVPTRQDLKPSPALSIVARGPKRFEGRKLGILVTDGVDIKLLKGLTAAITAEKAVFELIAPKVGGVTASDGTWIQAHHMIDGGPSVLFDAVALLTSAYAIADLVNEAAARDFVADAFQHCKFIGFDQSAMPLLAKAGIADSLDEGVLVLPGEKGLSTFVAELGKLRVWGREPSVKLGKASPPNQ; encoded by the coding sequence ATGGTGACTATCCATGACCAGAGGCTCCGACGCGGCGCTGGCGGTGAACTTCATCAATTCACGGAAGGCGATGCCCCAGTGCTGACGACAGCGCAAGGCGGGCCGGTGGCGGACGATCAGAATTCGCTCCGCGTTGGTCCTCGAGGGCCTCTAGTCGTGGACGACTTCCATTTTCGGGAAAAGATCTTTCATTTCGACCATGAGCGCATTCCCGAACGGGTCGTCCACGCCCGTGGTTATGGTGCTCACGGCTATTTCGAGACATATGAATCTCTGGCGGCGTACACCAAGGCCGATCTCTTCCAACGCCGCGGCCAGAAGACCCCAGCTTTTGTCCGCTTCTCCACGGTGGCCGGCAACAAAGGGTCGGCCGATCTGGCGCGCGATGTTCGCGGCTTTGCCGTCAAGCTCTACACGCAGGAGGGAAATTGGGACTTGGTTGGCAACAATATCCCGGTCTTCTTCATCCAGGACGCAATCAAATTTCCAGACCTTATCCATGCCGCCAAACAGGAGCCGGACCGGGCGTTCCCCCAAGCTCAAACCGCTCACGACAACTTCTGGGACTTTATCAGCCTGACGCCTGAAAGCATGAACATGATCATGTGGACCATGTCGGACCGAACCATCCCTCGCTCCCTCCGTTTCATGGAAGGTTTTGGCGTTCATACCTTCCGGCTGGTCAATGCCAAAGGCGAATCCACCTTCGTTAAGTTTCATTGGAAACCAAAGCTCGGCCTTCAGTCCGTTGCCTGGAATGAAGCGGTCAAGATCAACGGCGCCGACCCCGATTTCCACCGACGTGATCTGTGGCACTCGATCCAGTCAGGCAATTTTCCCGAATGGGAGTTGCAGGTGCAGCTCTTCGATCAGGAATTCGCTGACAGTTTCGATTTCGACGTGCTCGACCCGACCAAGATCATTCCGGAGGAAATCTTGCAGCCGCAACCAATCGGCCGCCTGGTGCTCGATCGCATGCCCGACAACTTCTTTGCCGAGACCGAACAGGTCGCCTTCATGACCCAGAACGTTCCGCCCGGCATCGATTTCAGCAACGACCCGCTGCTGCAGGGCCGCAACTTCTCCTACCTCGACACGCAGTTGAAGCGCCTCGGCGGCCCGAACTTCACCCACCTGCCGATCAACGCACCAAAGTGTCCCGTTTCGCATTTCCAGCAGGACGGCCACATGGCGATGCACAACCCGACCGGCCGGCTGAACTACGAGCCGAACTCCTCCGGGGAGGGGCCGCGGGAGTCGCCCACGCGAGGCTACCGCCACTTCGCGGCGGAAGAACAGGGAACGAAGGCCCGCCTGCGTTCCGAAAGCTTTGCCGACCATTACAGCCAGGCCCGGCAATTCTACATCAGCCAGACGACACCGGAACAACGTCACATCGCATCAGCCCTGACGTTCGAGCTGAGCAAGGTCGAAACGCCCGCGATCCGCGAACGCATGGTGTCTCATCTCCTCAATATCGATGAGACCTTGGCAAACACCGTCGCACAAAAGCTCGGCTTCCGGTCAATGCCAAAGCCGGCTGATGCTGCAGTGCCGACCCGTCAGGATCTCAAGCCCTCGCCGGCGCTTAGCATCGTGGCACGTGGCCCGAAGCGTTTCGAAGGTCGCAAGCTCGGCATCCTTGTCACCGACGGTGTCGATATCAAACTGTTAAAAGGGCTGACTGCGGCCATCACTGCAGAAAAGGCCGTCTTCGAACTGATCGCACCGAAGGTCGGCGGTGTTACGGCGTCCGATGGAACCTGGATCCAGGCACATCATATGATCGATGGTGGCCCATCCGTCCTTTTCGATGCGGTGGCACTGCTGACGTCGGCCTACGCGATTGCAGACCTTGTCAACGAGGCGGCGGCGCGTGACTTTGTTGCCGACGCTTTCCAACATTGCAAGTTCATCGGCTTCGACCAGTCTGCAATGCCGCTCTTGGCAAAGGCTGGCATCGCGGATTCGCTTGACGAGGGCGTTCTGGTCCTTCCCGGCGAGAAAGGTCTTTCCACCTTCGTCGCAGAGCTTGGCAAACTTCGTGTCTGGGGAAGGGAGCCGTCCGTAAAACTCGGCAAGGCATCGCCGCCAAACCAATAA
- a CDS encoding aldehyde dehydrogenase has product MNDMTKIDWQTEASRLTLRGEAFIDGKRVPSLSGATFDCINPATGGLLTKVSACDAADVDRAVKSARAAFEDGRWSGKSPAERKAVMLRLANLIRANLTELALLDSLDMGKLVNDAATDDVPGSAAIFQWYGEAIDKIYDEIAPTEPGNLAMIRREPLGVVGAVIPWNFPLDMATWKCAPALAVGNSVILKPAEQSPLSALRLAELAIEAGLPKGVLNVVPGFGEVTGRALGLHLDVDCITFTGSTEVGKMFLTYSGQSNMKQVWLECGGKSPNLIFADCEDLDAAADMAAFGIFFNQGEVCSANSRLYVEKSIAEVFLEKLVERAGRYTPGNPLDPTATMGAIVDENQTRRIMGFIDEGRKTARLVAGGERVSVDGKGCFVQPTIFTDVSHNDRLMREEIFGPVLAVSAFETEDEAVALANDTIYGLAASVWTSNLSRAHRLSAKLKAGTVSVNTVDALSPMTPFGGFKQSGIGRDLSMHAFDKFSGLKTVWIRY; this is encoded by the coding sequence ATGAACGACATGACCAAAATCGACTGGCAGACAGAAGCATCCCGCCTGACATTGCGCGGCGAGGCATTCATCGATGGCAAGCGTGTGCCGTCATTGTCGGGCGCCACGTTCGATTGCATCAATCCGGCCACCGGTGGATTGCTGACTAAGGTCTCGGCCTGTGATGCCGCCGACGTCGATCGTGCCGTCAAATCTGCGCGCGCCGCATTCGAGGATGGCCGCTGGTCGGGCAAGTCGCCGGCCGAGCGCAAGGCGGTGATGCTCAGGCTCGCCAATCTCATTCGCGCCAACCTGACGGAACTGGCGCTGCTCGACAGCCTCGACATGGGCAAGCTGGTGAATGATGCCGCGACCGACGATGTGCCGGGATCGGCAGCGATCTTCCAATGGTATGGTGAGGCGATCGACAAGATCTATGACGAGATTGCGCCGACCGAACCCGGCAATCTGGCAATGATTCGCCGCGAGCCGCTTGGCGTCGTCGGGGCCGTGATTCCGTGGAACTTCCCGCTCGACATGGCGACATGGAAATGCGCACCGGCACTGGCGGTCGGCAACTCCGTCATCCTCAAACCTGCCGAGCAATCGCCGCTTTCGGCGCTGCGGCTTGCCGAACTTGCCATCGAGGCCGGTCTGCCGAAAGGCGTGCTGAATGTTGTTCCGGGCTTTGGCGAGGTGACCGGCAGGGCGCTTGGCCTGCACCTCGATGTCGATTGCATCACGTTTACCGGCTCGACGGAGGTGGGCAAGATGTTCTTGACCTATTCCGGCCAGTCAAACATGAAGCAGGTCTGGTTGGAATGCGGTGGCAAGAGCCCCAACCTGATCTTTGCCGATTGCGAGGATCTGGATGCGGCGGCCGACATGGCGGCGTTCGGCATCTTCTTCAATCAGGGTGAAGTCTGTTCTGCCAATTCCAGGCTCTACGTCGAGAAGTCGATTGCCGAGGTCTTTCTTGAAAAGCTTGTGGAGCGGGCAGGGCGCTATACGCCGGGCAACCCGCTCGACCCCACGGCGACAATGGGGGCGATCGTCGATGAAAACCAGACGCGGCGGATCATGGGCTTCATCGATGAGGGCCGCAAGACGGCGCGGCTTGTGGCCGGGGGCGAACGGGTGTCGGTCGATGGCAAGGGCTGTTTCGTCCAGCCGACCATCTTTACAGATGTCAGCCACAATGACCGGCTGATGCGCGAAGAAATCTTCGGGCCGGTGCTGGCGGTCTCGGCCTTCGAGACCGAGGACGAGGCGGTGGCGCTGGCCAACGATACAATCTACGGTCTTGCGGCATCTGTCTGGACCTCTAATCTTTCGCGTGCCCATCGCCTGTCTGCGAAGTTGAAGGCCGGCACGGTGTCGGTGAACACGGTCGATGCGCTATCGCCGATGACGCCGTTCGGCGGTTTCAAGCAATCGGGTATCGGCCGGGATCTGTCGATGCATGCATTCGACAAGTTCTCCGGGCTGAAGACGGTGTGGATTAGGTATTAG
- the argE gene encoding acetylornithine deacetylase — MDRVLSTLEKLIAFPTVSRDGNIDLVRYVAELLRQGGIEAALYPSEGGDRASLFATVGPPGAGGVVLSGHTDVVPIEGQAWSSDPFRMAARNGNLYGRGTADMKGFVACAIEALVMAKDANLARPLHLALSYDEEIGCVGVRPMLGELAKAGIRPEWVLIGEPTFMQVATGHKGKTGVRATCCGHAAHSALAPTGLNAIHLAADFLTEIRAMQAEIERNGLRDPDYDVPYTTLHAGVIKGGTALNIVPDTCEMLFEIRNIAGDNPKTIMDQFFERAEAITAGERQQFPEAEIRLDIFNEYPGLGTDASGAIATQAIALSGQSNRIKVAFGTEGGLFQDALSTTVIVCGPGSMDQGHKPDEFVSFDQLSQCQAMLSRLTKRLAA; from the coding sequence ATGGACCGGGTTTTGTCGACGCTCGAGAAACTGATCGCCTTTCCCACTGTCAGTCGTGACGGCAATATCGATCTTGTCCGCTACGTGGCAGAGCTGCTACGGCAGGGTGGGATCGAAGCGGCGCTTTATCCCAGCGAGGGCGGTGACCGGGCCTCGCTGTTTGCCACTGTCGGTCCTCCGGGCGCCGGCGGTGTCGTGCTGTCGGGACACACCGACGTGGTGCCGATCGAGGGCCAGGCCTGGTCGAGTGATCCGTTCAGGATGGCGGCCCGCAACGGCAATCTCTATGGCCGTGGCACGGCCGACATGAAAGGCTTCGTCGCCTGCGCTATCGAGGCTCTGGTGATGGCCAAGGATGCGAACCTTGCGCGGCCGCTGCATCTTGCACTGTCCTATGATGAAGAGATCGGCTGCGTTGGCGTGCGGCCAATGCTGGGAGAACTCGCCAAGGCCGGCATTCGGCCTGAATGGGTGCTGATCGGCGAGCCCACCTTCATGCAGGTCGCCACCGGTCACAAGGGCAAGACCGGCGTCCGTGCCACCTGCTGCGGTCATGCCGCTCATTCGGCACTGGCGCCGACCGGGCTTAATGCCATCCATCTCGCCGCGGATTTCCTCACCGAAATCCGCGCCATGCAGGCCGAGATCGAGCGCAATGGACTGCGCGATCCGGATTACGACGTGCCCTACACGACGCTGCACGCCGGGGTCATCAAGGGTGGCACGGCGCTCAATATCGTGCCGGACACATGCGAGATGCTGTTCGAGATCCGCAACATCGCCGGCGACAATCCCAAAACGATCATGGACCAGTTCTTTGAGCGGGCCGAGGCGATCACAGCCGGCGAACGCCAGCAGTTTCCGGAAGCCGAGATTCGGCTCGATATCTTCAATGAATATCCCGGCCTCGGCACTGACGCGTCAGGTGCCATCGCCACGCAAGCCATCGCGCTTTCCGGCCAAAGCAATCGCATCAAAGTGGCCTTCGGGACCGAGGGTGGACTGTTTCAGGATGCGCTCTCGACGACGGTTATCGTCTGCGGCCCGGGCAGTATGGATCAGGGACATAAGCCGGATGAGTTCGTCAGCTTCGACCAGCTCAGCCAGTGCCAGGCGATGCTATCGCGGCTGACAAAGCGCCTCGCGGCTTAG